The DNA sequence TTTGCGGACGCTGCCCGAGGACGACCCCCGGCGGGAAAAGTTGAAGATCATCGCCGACGAAGCCAACCGACTGGAGCATCTGCTGACCGAGGTCCGGGACTTCACCCGGCCGCCTCGACCACAGCCGAGGGAAACGGATCTGAACGGACTGGTCGGGGAGGTGCTCAGGATGTTCGAGGCTCAAGCCGCCGAACAGGGCATTGTCTGCCGGATGGATTCGGCCGAAGACATCCCAGTCTGCCGGATCGATTCCAACCAGATCAAGCAGGTTCTGATCAATCTGGTCAAGAACGCGGTGGAGGCCATGCCCGACGGAGGATCATTGAAGGTGACCACCGCAAGGGACGGTCAGCATCTCAAGGTCACGGTGGAAAATTCGGGCGAGGGGATACCCCCCGAGGTCATGAAGAGAATCTTCCATCCCTTTTTCAGCACCAAGGCCAAGGGCACGGGCTTGGGTCTGGCCGTCAGCTACAAGCTCGTCCAGGATCACGGCGGGGAAATCGTGGTCCAGAACTATGAGGGCCAGGGGGCCCGGTTCACCGTGTCCCTGCCTTTGGAAGCCAAGACAGACTGATCACGATACATCTCCGAGCGCCTGACAGGTTTTTGTTTGGGTCGGGCGATCAAGGGAGTCTTGTAAAAAATCAGAAGCGGATCTGCCAGGTGGCCACCGCGTTGATGCCGGGCTCGGCCAGCTCCACGCCGCGAGACGTGGCAAGGTAGTTGTAGTACTGCCGGTCCAGGAGGTTG is a window from the Deltaproteobacteria bacterium genome containing:
- a CDS encoding GHKL domain-containing protein, which translates into the protein LRTLPEDDPRREKLKIIADEANRLEHLLTEVRDFTRPPRPQPRETDLNGLVGEVLRMFEAQAAEQGIVCRMDSAEDIPVCRIDSNQIKQVLINLVKNAVEAMPDGGSLKVTTARDGQHLKVTVENSGEGIPPEVMKRIFHPFFSTKAKGTGLGLAVSYKLVQDHGGEIVVQNYEGQGARFTVSLPLEAKTD